Genomic segment of Polycladomyces abyssicola:
GGACCGGGAAAGCGGTCAACCGCTCACCATGCAAAACGTGCTGGTGATACGTGCGAAGCATCACATTTTCGACAGTGCCGGACATCGGGAAGTAGACCTTGCAGGGTCGGGGAATGGCTATCTGTTCCAAAAAGGAAAAGTAATTCCGATTCGATGGGAAAATCGTTCCGGTGTCATCGTACCAACGGTTCATGGTAAAATCGTATCGTTGGTTCCGGGCAAGACGTGGGTGAATGTGATCCCCGAAAATGGAAAGGTTACATTTCAATAGGGGAGGAACAACGGGACGGATTGTCGAATCTACTACTTTAAATCGTGAAAGTGTTCGTCTGCCGCAGGGGGTGAACGGATGCAACTGAACAAACTGCGCAAAAGAGAGTTGGAGCAACTGTTTAAAGCAGTCTTGACACTGCGAAATGTGGAAGAGTGCTACCAGTTTTTCGACGACCTCTGCACGGTCGGCGAAATCAAGTCTTTGGCCCAGCGCCTGGAAGTTGCCCGGATGCTCCGCAAAGGGTACACATACAGCCAAATCGAATCGGAAACAGGGGCCAGTACGGCCACCATCTCCCGCGTGAAGCGTTGTCTCCATTACGGAACGGACGGATACAAGCTGGTGTTGGAGCGCTTGGAGGAAGAGGAAAAGGAAAAGTGACGGGATGAACGCACCTTGTTGAACAAGTCCCCTTGAAAGTACCCCGGAATCCTTCCGGGGGTTTTCTTTTTCTCCGCTGTTCGGTTGTGTATAATGTTGCTGAATGTAAGGGGACGGGAAGGAGCCGGCATCCATGCTGAAAGAGCGAGCAAAAAGTTGGCGACACGTTTTCAAGCTCGATCCCAACCGTGTGTTGTCGGACCGGGCGTTGGAGCGGATATGTCAATCGGACACGGACGCGATCATCATCGGTGGTACGGACGGCATCACGTTCGACAATACTTGGGAACTGCTGACACGCGTGAGACGCTACCCGGTGGAGTGTGTACAGGAGATCTCCAAAAAGTCGGCGGTGGTTCCCGGGTTTGACGGCTATTTGATCCCCACCGTGTTGAATTCGGGTTCCACCCATTGGATCGTGGGTGCGCATCATGAGGCGGTGAAGATTTACGGTTCTATGATCCCGTGGGAAGATGTCATGGTATTGGGTTACGTCGTGCTTAACCCTGAGTCCAAGGTGGCACGGGTGACGAAATCGCGCTTCCCGTTGGACAAGGATGATGTGACCGCGTATGCCCGTATGGCGGAATACCTGTTTGGATTGCCCGTATTGTATGTCGAATACAGCGGGACCTTCGGTGATCCCGATATCGTGCGGGCGGCGCGGAAGGGCTTGGCGGGTACGCGGCTTTTTTATGGCGGCGGGATCCACTCCGAGGAGAGTGCCCGTACGATGGCGAAGATTGCAGACACCGTCGTGGTGGGGAATTTGGTTTATTACAACGTGGATGCGGCCGTCCAAACGGTGAAATGGGTGAAGGAAACGGATTTGGATGTCGACGTGAAAAGCGACAAAGGGAAAGGAGGGCATCGCGCCTCGTAACGGGTGCGATCCATTTTTATGGGACAACATACGGAAACGACAGAAGCCTTGCTGCAAGGGCTCAACCCGGAACAACGGAGGGCGGTGGAAACGACTGAAGGCCCCGTGCTGGTCGTGGCCGGCGCCGGAAGCGGAAAGACCCGGGTGTTGACCCGGCGTGTGGCGTATTTGCTTGCCAAGGGAGTACATCCGTGGAACATCCTGGCTATCACATTCACCAATAAAGCGGCGCGGGAGATGAAAGAGCGGATTGTCTCCTTAGTGGGGCCGTCGGCTGAGGAAATCTGGATTTCCACGTTTCATGCGATGTGTGTTCGGATTTTG
This window contains:
- a CDS encoding YerC/YecD family TrpR-related protein, producing the protein MQLNKLRKRELEQLFKAVLTLRNVEECYQFFDDLCTVGEIKSLAQRLEVARMLRKGYTYSQIESETGASTATISRVKRCLHYGTDGYKLVLERLEEEEKEK
- a CDS encoding heptaprenylglyceryl phosphate synthase, whose amino-acid sequence is MLKERAKSWRHVFKLDPNRVLSDRALERICQSDTDAIIIGGTDGITFDNTWELLTRVRRYPVECVQEISKKSAVVPGFDGYLIPTVLNSGSTHWIVGAHHEAVKIYGSMIPWEDVMVLGYVVLNPESKVARVTKSRFPLDKDDVTAYARMAEYLFGLPVLYVEYSGTFGDPDIVRAARKGLAGTRLFYGGGIHSEESARTMAKIADTVVVGNLVYYNVDAAVQTVKWVKETDLDVDVKSDKGKGGHRAS